One window from the genome of Hyalangium ruber encodes:
- a CDS encoding PHB depolymerase family esterase, translated as MRKLRLGRLVGGLLVLSVFGCEEMAPVEEVPAEASELGESQGLLTQVTSFGTNPGNLRMWKHVPTSMPANAPLIVAMHGCTQTANGYSSTGWDALAEQLKFYVVYPEQISGNNQNACFNWFEPGDIARGQGEALSIKQMVDKMKTDHSIDPNRVFVTGLSAGAAMTYVMAATYPDVFSGAAIMAGVPYKCATSMTDAFSCMSPGKDMSATQWRDLVRNAYAGYTGPYPRISIWHGTSDYTVKNTNLTEGLEQWTAVHGIDMTEDVNETVAGYPHKVYKDTAGKALVETYAITGMGHGTPIDPAFKFPGSSVGCGTAGAYVLDTDICSTWHVAKFFGLDNSDSVAPTVSLTAPANGASVSGSVQVTANASDNVAVSKVEFFIDNTLVGTDSASPYAYAWNSATATNGTHALVAKAYDAAGNTATSSTVSVTVSGGISDTTPPTVSITFPTGGATVAGAVDVTATASDDIGVTKVEFLIDGTVVGQGVSARQAGPFVYNWNTTAYSTGVHSLQARAYDAAGNTAASGSVSVTVDQNSVRFTERFSNNGPDNAGWALTEWALDASDQTGATGSKSILGSATPAFNTVTRTASVAVTLTANPRLSYSRKVDLSAANTSASAAFRVIVNNGTDNVVDSVVKSGFGTVTEANWTQRTDIDLSAYANRSVVLKFVVTATDTGSNLTRAKAWVDSITIGPPSSSSDTTPPTVNVSAPANGATVSGTVDVTASASDAVGVKKVEFYVDGALADTDTTSPFVFTWNTAGVANGSHSLMAKAYDAANNIGSDNDTAVTVSNSSGGTTLASFNSIAAEDGYVKANADGSAPAVGTFTTPAVGLGSDSKHNRAFFSFDTSALPDTATLVRASLKVTLSSGSGDPWADPVGNTLVIDLKNGTFGAATTETTDFTAAATASAVGELIKFTTGGQTSTDFNAAGLAALNKTGKTQARLRFAQNNTGMRYLFLTEGTGAVLTVEYK; from the coding sequence ATGCGAAAGCTGCGTCTTGGACGTCTTGTCGGCGGACTGCTCGTTCTGAGTGTCTTCGGATGCGAGGAGATGGCGCCGGTGGAGGAAGTTCCCGCGGAGGCCTCGGAGCTGGGCGAGTCGCAGGGCCTGCTGACACAGGTGACGAGCTTCGGCACCAACCCCGGCAACCTGAGGATGTGGAAGCACGTGCCGACCAGCATGCCGGCCAACGCCCCGCTGATCGTGGCGATGCATGGCTGCACCCAGACGGCCAACGGCTACTCGTCCACGGGCTGGGACGCGCTGGCCGAGCAGCTCAAGTTCTACGTGGTCTATCCGGAGCAGATCAGCGGCAACAACCAGAACGCCTGCTTCAACTGGTTCGAGCCGGGTGACATCGCCCGCGGCCAGGGCGAGGCGCTGTCCATCAAGCAGATGGTGGACAAGATGAAGACCGACCACTCCATCGACCCCAACCGCGTCTTCGTCACCGGCCTGTCGGCGGGCGCCGCCATGACGTACGTGATGGCCGCCACCTACCCGGATGTCTTCTCCGGCGCGGCCATCATGGCGGGTGTGCCCTACAAGTGCGCCACCTCGATGACCGACGCCTTCAGCTGCATGAGCCCGGGCAAGGACATGTCGGCCACGCAGTGGCGGGACCTGGTGCGCAACGCGTACGCCGGCTACACCGGCCCCTACCCGCGCATCTCCATCTGGCACGGCACCTCCGACTACACCGTGAAGAACACCAACCTCACGGAGGGCCTGGAGCAGTGGACCGCCGTACACGGCATCGACATGACGGAGGACGTCAACGAGACGGTCGCCGGCTACCCCCACAAGGTCTACAAGGACACGGCGGGCAAGGCGCTGGTGGAGACGTATGCCATTACCGGCATGGGCCACGGCACGCCCATCGACCCGGCGTTCAAGTTCCCCGGCTCCAGCGTCGGGTGCGGCACGGCGGGCGCCTACGTGCTGGACACGGACATCTGCTCCACGTGGCACGTGGCGAAGTTCTTCGGACTGGACAACTCGGACTCGGTCGCCCCCACCGTCAGCCTCACCGCGCCCGCCAACGGCGCCAGCGTGAGCGGCTCGGTGCAGGTGACCGCCAACGCCTCGGACAACGTGGCCGTCTCCAAGGTGGAGTTCTTCATCGACAACACGCTGGTGGGCACCGACTCGGCTTCGCCCTATGCCTACGCGTGGAACAGCGCCACGGCGACCAATGGCACCCACGCGCTGGTGGCCAAGGCCTATGACGCCGCGGGCAACACCGCCACCTCCAGCACCGTCTCCGTCACCGTCTCTGGTGGCATCTCCGACACCACGCCTCCTACCGTGAGCATCACCTTCCCCACGGGTGGCGCCACCGTCGCCGGCGCCGTGGACGTCACCGCCACCGCCTCCGACGACATCGGCGTGACGAAGGTGGAGTTCCTCATCGACGGCACCGTGGTGGGACAGGGCGTGTCGGCGCGGCAGGCCGGGCCCTTCGTCTACAACTGGAACACCACCGCGTACTCCACGGGCGTCCACTCGCTCCAGGCGCGGGCGTATGACGCGGCGGGCAACACGGCCGCCTCGGGCTCGGTGTCGGTGACGGTGGACCAGAACTCGGTGCGCTTCACCGAGCGCTTCTCGAACAACGGCCCGGACAACGCGGGCTGGGCCCTGACGGAGTGGGCGCTGGATGCCAGCGACCAGACGGGCGCCACCGGCAGCAAGTCCATCCTCGGCTCGGCCACCCCCGCCTTCAACACCGTCACCCGGACGGCGAGCGTCGCCGTCACGCTGACGGCCAACCCTCGGCTGTCCTACTCCCGCAAGGTGGACCTCTCGGCCGCCAACACCTCGGCCTCGGCGGCCTTCCGCGTCATCGTCAACAACGGCACCGACAATGTGGTGGACTCGGTGGTGAAGAGCGGCTTTGGCACCGTCACCGAGGCGAACTGGACGCAGCGGACGGACATCGACCTGTCGGCGTATGCCAACCGGAGCGTCGTGCTGAAGTTCGTCGTCACCGCGACGGACACTGGCTCCAACCTCACCCGCGCCAAGGCCTGGGTGGACAGCATCACCATCGGCCCGCCGAGCTCCTCCTCCGACACCACGCCGCCCACGGTCAACGTGTCCGCGCCGGCCAATGGCGCCACTGTCAGCGGCACGGTGGACGTGACGGCGAGCGCCTCGGACGCGGTGGGCGTGAAGAAGGTGGAGTTCTACGTGGACGGCGCGCTGGCCGACACGGACACCACCTCCCCGTTCGTCTTCACCTGGAACACGGCGGGCGTGGCCAACGGCAGCCACTCGCTCATGGCCAAGGCCTATGACGCGGCCAACAACATCGGCTCGGACAATGACACCGCCGTGACGGTGAGCAACTCCAGCGGAGGGACGACGCTCGCCTCCTTCAACAGCATCGCGGCGGAGGACGGGTACGTGAAGGCCAACGCGGATGGCAGCGCCCCGGCGGTGGGCACCTTCACCACGCCCGCGGTTGGACTGGGCTCGGACTCCAAGCACAACCGGGCCTTCTTCTCGTTCGATACCTCCGCCCTGCCGGACACCGCCACCCTCGTACGCGCTTCGCTGAAGGTGACGCTGTCCTCCGGCTCGGGTGACCCTTGGGCGGACCCCGTGGGCAACACCCTGGTCATCGACTTGAAGAACGGGACGTTCGGCGCCGCCACCACGGAGACCACCGACTTCACCGCTGCCGCCACGGCCAGCGCGGTGGGCGAGCTCATCAAGTTCACCACCGGTGGGCAGACTTCCACGGACTTCAACGCCGCGGGGCTGGCGGCCCTCAACAAGACGGGCAAGACGCAGGCCCGACTGCGCTTCGCTCAGAACAACACAGGCATGCGCTACCTCTTCCTCACCGAGGGCACGGGCGCCGTTCTGACGGTGGAGTACAAGTAG
- a CDS encoding YebC/PmpR family DNA-binding transcriptional regulator, with protein MGAQWKHKGRVENANAKGRIFTKLVKEIMVAAKGGADPDKNPRLRMAVDAARKASMARDTLERAIKKGAGLLDEQVNYEVVTYEGFAPHQVPVIVECLTENKNRTATNIRVLFRKGQLASSGAVSWDFNRRGVIEATPPSEGADAETAAIEAGAQDLEKGEEGATRFLTEATDLDAVSRALAGMGWKVSSANLAWIAKNPVQLDGEARAEVEAFLEAMDEDDDVQHIFVGLQG; from the coding sequence ATGGGCGCACAGTGGAAGCACAAGGGTCGGGTCGAGAACGCCAACGCCAAGGGTCGCATCTTCACCAAGCTGGTGAAGGAGATCATGGTCGCCGCCAAGGGCGGCGCGGACCCGGACAAGAATCCCCGGCTGCGCATGGCCGTGGACGCGGCCCGGAAGGCCTCGATGGCGCGCGACACACTCGAGCGCGCCATCAAGAAGGGCGCGGGCCTGCTGGATGAGCAGGTGAACTATGAGGTGGTGACCTACGAGGGGTTCGCGCCCCACCAGGTGCCCGTCATCGTCGAGTGCCTCACCGAGAACAAGAACCGCACCGCCACCAACATCCGCGTGCTGTTCCGCAAGGGGCAGCTCGCCTCCAGCGGCGCGGTGTCCTGGGACTTCAACCGGCGCGGCGTCATCGAGGCCACCCCGCCCTCCGAGGGCGCCGATGCCGAGACGGCCGCCATCGAGGCGGGCGCGCAGGACCTGGAGAAGGGCGAGGAGGGCGCTACCCGCTTCCTCACCGAGGCCACGGACCTGGATGCCGTGAGCCGCGCGCTCGCGGGCATGGGCTGGAAGGTGAGCTCGGCCAACCTCGCGTGGATCGCCAAGAACCCGGTGCAGCTGGATGGAGAGGCTCGGGCCGAGGTCGAGGCCTTCCTGGAGGCGATGGACGAGGACGACGACGTGCAGCACATCTTCGTCGGACTTCAGGGCTGA
- a CDS encoding HAD hydrolase-like protein, whose product MSRASTRHAIFFDLDGTLSDPFEGIASCYRHALTQLSRPVPAATELATFIGPPLRQGFATLLATSDQVLVEQAVTLYRERYATHGAFENRLYDEVPEMLRALNDGTRRLYVATAKARVFAERIIEHFGLSAHFAHVYGPELDGRFENKADLLAHALEREGLDPASCVMIGDRAQDVRAARQNGLVPVGVSYGYGSKEELLEAGAVVICSSPRELASWIRSEGPR is encoded by the coding sequence ATGAGCCGCGCCTCCACACGACACGCGATCTTCTTCGACCTGGATGGGACGCTCAGCGATCCCTTCGAGGGCATTGCCTCGTGCTACCGGCATGCCCTTACCCAGCTTAGCCGTCCTGTTCCTGCCGCGACCGAGCTCGCCACGTTCATCGGTCCCCCGCTCCGGCAGGGTTTCGCCACGCTGCTCGCCACCAGCGACCAAGTCCTGGTCGAGCAGGCTGTCACTCTCTATCGCGAGCGTTACGCCACCCATGGCGCCTTCGAGAACCGTCTCTATGACGAGGTGCCGGAGATGCTGCGCGCGCTGAACGACGGGACGCGGCGGCTCTACGTCGCCACCGCCAAGGCTCGCGTGTTCGCCGAGCGCATCATCGAGCACTTCGGCCTGAGCGCTCACTTTGCCCATGTGTACGGCCCTGAGCTCGACGGGCGCTTCGAGAACAAGGCCGATTTACTGGCACATGCGCTAGAGCGGGAAGGGCTCGACCCTGCTTCGTGCGTCATGATCGGGGACCGCGCGCAGGATGTCCGCGCCGCCCGTCAGAACGGGCTCGTGCCGGTGGGCGTCTCCTACGGCTATGGCAGTAAGGAAGAGCTGCTGGAGGCGGGGGCCGTCGTCATCTGCTCCAGCCCCCGTGAGCTGGCGAGCTGGATCCGCTCGGAAGGTCCCCGCTAA
- a CDS encoding SUMF1/EgtB/PvdO family nonheme iron enzyme: MELDELPSYVAYLPLRDGHAIPVVDLSPESISACVKAAHRNPSAKLKHTTGLGAVAHALGFKGGFAGYRKAYPELQEFMERNGLYERRELITCKDAFAPIHLGRQQVAERFFASGRPLPLRLFTGWDFDWAAWEGPDQEHKEAFDLEFRRKSYNGLYVEAASWDVDLVAHLLGDALVEPADLEELPVQLYFANGDLGERSQAKVRAIRSMYRAFRERFLEPGRRGWVEVLPYNKHLVFLRGHGGAYDFVFREARGGLPPVPPFSKHLTLLQTPKAYLLQKSFSTFEYGRTGAWREREQHEAEVAFYKGGGTVKTYPGSKEILERYLSKTSRALTGPRQAEGFTTVQLEGDRHLLVSDPVTIGEFRRFLDETDWLRFRRRFQSDENIWEPANQDSAYLPVTVTYYDALAYAAWVERKRELPVRLPTIEEYRAIHPARKKRPDTEDAEDPRSNRFTHGHVRWLSSTADGTNEVAWRDVEAGFEPSLPRAVVQGIRFYLSASFGEWLHENHADGEVGAAAAVSTYDLSPIHGVPGRSLERDFMPAASWGRYRSCKIGFRLCFIGA, from the coding sequence GTGGAGCTCGATGAACTTCCTTCGTACGTTGCCTACCTTCCTCTGCGAGATGGCCACGCTATTCCCGTGGTGGACCTCTCGCCGGAATCCATCAGCGCCTGCGTCAAGGCCGCTCACCGCAATCCCTCGGCCAAGCTGAAGCACACCACTGGCTTGGGAGCTGTGGCTCATGCATTGGGCTTCAAGGGAGGCTTCGCGGGGTACCGCAAGGCCTACCCGGAACTCCAGGAGTTCATGGAGCGCAACGGCCTGTATGAACGCCGGGAGCTGATCACTTGCAAGGACGCGTTTGCGCCCATTCACCTCGGCAGGCAGCAGGTCGCTGAGCGGTTCTTTGCCTCCGGGCGTCCGCTTCCTTTGCGCTTGTTTACCGGCTGGGACTTCGACTGGGCCGCCTGGGAAGGGCCGGATCAGGAGCACAAGGAGGCCTTTGACTTGGAGTTCAGACGGAAGAGCTACAACGGGCTCTACGTCGAGGCCGCAAGCTGGGACGTCGACCTCGTGGCCCACCTGCTTGGGGATGCACTCGTTGAGCCAGCGGACCTTGAAGAACTGCCCGTGCAACTCTACTTCGCCAATGGCGACTTAGGAGAGCGGAGCCAGGCGAAGGTCAGGGCGATTCGCTCCATGTACCGGGCCTTCCGGGAGCGCTTCTTGGAACCTGGCAGGAGAGGCTGGGTAGAAGTGCTGCCCTACAACAAGCACCTCGTCTTCCTTCGTGGCCACGGTGGGGCGTACGACTTCGTCTTCCGAGAGGCGCGTGGTGGCCTGCCTCCAGTGCCTCCATTCTCCAAGCACCTGACGCTTCTCCAGACGCCAAAGGCGTACCTGCTTCAGAAGTCTTTCTCGACGTTCGAGTACGGTCGGACAGGAGCCTGGCGAGAGAGGGAACAGCACGAGGCGGAAGTAGCCTTCTACAAGGGCGGGGGCACCGTGAAGACCTACCCAGGGTCGAAGGAGATCCTGGAGCGGTATCTCTCCAAGACATCCAGAGCGCTGACAGGTCCTCGGCAGGCGGAGGGGTTCACGACGGTCCAACTCGAGGGCGATAGGCACCTGTTGGTGTCTGATCCTGTCACCATTGGAGAGTTCCGCCGATTCCTCGATGAAACCGACTGGCTGCGGTTCCGGCGACGGTTCCAGAGTGATGAGAACATATGGGAGCCGGCGAACCAGGATTCGGCGTACCTGCCGGTAACAGTGACCTATTACGATGCCCTCGCCTATGCCGCGTGGGTAGAGCGGAAGCGCGAACTGCCGGTGCGGCTTCCGACCATCGAGGAGTACCGGGCGATCCATCCCGCCAGGAAGAAGCGACCTGACACTGAGGACGCAGAGGATCCACGCTCCAACCGGTTTACACACGGCCACGTGCGTTGGTTGTCGAGCACGGCTGACGGGACGAACGAAGTCGCCTGGAGGGACGTTGAAGCCGGGTTCGAGCCGTCATTGCCAAGAGCCGTGGTGCAGGGCATTCGTTTCTACCTATCAGCGTCATTCGGAGAGTGGTTGCACGAGAACCACGCCGATGGGGAGGTGGGGGCAGCGGCAGCGGTCAGCACCTATGACCTGAGCCCCATTCACGGAGTGCCTGGCCGTTCCTTGGAGCGTGACTTCATGCCAGCTGCCTCATGGGGCAGGTACCGTAGCTGCAAGATCGGATTCAGACTCTGCTTCATAGGAGCGTAG
- a CDS encoding ATP-grasp domain-containing protein yields MFTGLTLLIPDKLDIERDAVARAWEQGGGTVLRLDRFWSPPEVDRARVRLYGNDTFCLVLAQKLVLELVSPPDDLLLKVDPAWLRRELHGSTLKQVVGETFPRFVKPLVPKIFRAGVWNAPEALLEECRGLEPQTPVLSAEVVSLRAEARAFVLHGKVRACALYEGEGNVAEAREFLSTVAHAAPLPRTCVLDAALVEGQGWALLEANATWGAGLNGCEPMEAASCIAAATSAMPNGSG; encoded by the coding sequence ATGTTCACAGGGCTCACCCTCCTCATTCCCGACAAGTTGGACATCGAGCGCGACGCGGTAGCCCGTGCTTGGGAGCAGGGCGGCGGCACGGTGCTGCGGCTGGATCGTTTCTGGAGTCCGCCCGAGGTGGACCGTGCGCGGGTGCGCCTGTACGGAAATGACACCTTCTGTCTGGTGCTCGCGCAGAAGCTGGTCTTGGAGCTGGTGTCCCCGCCGGATGACCTGTTGCTGAAGGTGGACCCCGCCTGGCTCCGGAGAGAACTCCACGGTTCCACGCTGAAGCAAGTGGTGGGCGAGACGTTCCCGCGCTTCGTCAAGCCGCTGGTGCCCAAGATCTTCCGAGCGGGCGTGTGGAATGCGCCGGAAGCGCTCCTGGAGGAGTGCCGAGGGCTCGAACCCCAGACGCCAGTTCTCTCTGCGGAGGTCGTCTCCCTGCGCGCCGAGGCTCGGGCCTTCGTGCTCCATGGGAAGGTGCGCGCGTGCGCGCTCTATGAAGGAGAAGGCAACGTGGCGGAAGCCCGGGAGTTTCTCTCCACCGTGGCGCACGCCGCGCCGCTGCCGCGCACGTGTGTACTGGATGCCGCGCTCGTGGAGGGCCAGGGCTGGGCGCTCTTGGAGGCCAACGCCACCTGGGGAGCGGGGCTCAATGGCTGTGAACCCATGGAGGCGGCCAGTTGCATCGCCGCTGCTACCTCGGCGATGCCAAACGGGTCAGGCTGA
- a CDS encoding DUF4291 domain-containing protein, producing the protein MPLVTESYTSQRARWPAMGRHILSQHDAQSVVVYQAYAPRIGRFAAEHRFFGGDFKLTRMSWIKPNFLWMMYRCGWATKADQETVLAVWLKREAFESVLAQAVHSKHIPEVYGSAAEWQRQVARSDVRLQWDPDHGPTGAPLQRRAIQLGLQGETLRRYAKEWLLDLEDITPFVREQHEHVKNGRLDQLVMPRETVFWPTDEATVRRLGLDAPPAD; encoded by the coding sequence ATGCCTCTCGTCACCGAGTCCTACACCTCCCAGCGAGCGCGGTGGCCCGCCATGGGGCGGCACATCCTGTCCCAGCACGACGCACAATCCGTCGTCGTCTATCAGGCGTATGCGCCGCGCATCGGCCGCTTCGCGGCGGAGCACCGCTTCTTCGGGGGCGACTTCAAGCTCACTCGCATGAGTTGGATCAAACCCAACTTCCTCTGGATGATGTACCGCTGCGGCTGGGCGACGAAGGCGGACCAGGAGACGGTGCTCGCGGTGTGGCTGAAGCGCGAGGCGTTCGAGTCGGTGCTAGCGCAGGCGGTGCATTCCAAGCACATCCCGGAGGTATACGGCTCGGCGGCGGAGTGGCAGCGGCAGGTGGCCCGCTCCGACGTGCGGCTGCAGTGGGATCCGGACCATGGACCGACAGGTGCCCCCCTCCAGCGACGTGCCATTCAGCTTGGCCTCCAGGGAGAGACGCTGCGGCGCTACGCGAAGGAATGGCTCCTCGACCTCGAGGACATCACGCCGTTCGTGCGGGAGCAGCATGAGCACGTGAAGAACGGACGGCTGGATCAGCTTGTCATGCCGAGAGAGACGGTGTTCTGGCCCACGGATGAGGCCACGGTGCGACGCCTGGGACTGGACGCACCGCCCGCCGATTGA
- a CDS encoding SRPBCC family protein, giving the protein MMFSLNPATESALYLTRTFNVSKDKVMKAWLEAGALQKWWGPAASMDWKPKVGNTFRFDYPLVTGEKSAVVGEFRDISDDMLVLSWVGEGGKKALGGTLVTVEFRKVGKGTELALTHELLPTGTARDAQRTEWLGRLERLGQSLA; this is encoded by the coding sequence ATGATGTTCAGCCTCAACCCCGCCACCGAGAGCGCGCTGTACCTGACCCGCACCTTCAATGTGTCGAAGGACAAGGTGATGAAGGCCTGGCTGGAGGCCGGCGCGCTGCAGAAGTGGTGGGGGCCTGCCGCCTCGATGGACTGGAAGCCCAAGGTCGGCAACACCTTCCGCTTCGACTACCCTCTGGTCACCGGAGAGAAGAGCGCCGTGGTGGGTGAGTTCCGCGACATCTCCGACGACATGCTCGTTCTGTCCTGGGTCGGCGAGGGCGGAAAGAAGGCGCTCGGCGGGACGCTGGTCACCGTGGAGTTCCGCAAGGTCGGCAAGGGGACCGAGCTGGCGCTGACCCATGAGTTGCTGCCCACGGGGACCGCGCGCGATGCGCAGCGCACCGAGTGGCTCGGTCGGCTCGAGCGGCTCGGCCAGTCGCTGGCCTGA
- a CDS encoding alpha/beta hydrolase codes for MVRVRRIVLIFVSILLVCYLALVGALYALQRSVLFPAPRRASQEPLREAGFRRLTPPGKPVVDVLHLPAGPGEPTLVHFHGNGEQISNLVRLGQAMRERGVGFLAVEYPGYASNPGSPSEQGFYEAAEIAIADLRASGVGPEQTVLSSRSIGGGVAVEMARRGHGARMVLLAPFTSVVDMAGLVFPFLPTRLLVRDPFDNAAKAPGIQVPVLIFHGDQDEVIPVRMGQQLGRLFPKGTMETVPGARHNDLLEQTWPVLVDRMAAFARGEPAAQSGKSSP; via the coding sequence ATGGTTCGCGTCCGGCGCATCGTGCTGATCTTCGTTTCCATCCTGTTGGTGTGTTACCTGGCGCTGGTGGGCGCGCTGTATGCGCTTCAGCGCTCGGTGCTCTTCCCGGCACCCCGGCGCGCTTCGCAGGAGCCGCTGCGCGAGGCGGGCTTCCGGCGACTCACGCCGCCCGGCAAGCCGGTGGTGGACGTGCTGCACCTGCCGGCCGGGCCGGGAGAGCCCACGCTGGTGCATTTCCACGGCAACGGCGAGCAGATCTCCAACCTGGTGAGACTGGGCCAGGCGATGCGCGAGCGCGGGGTGGGGTTCCTGGCGGTGGAGTACCCCGGCTATGCCTCCAACCCTGGCAGCCCGAGCGAGCAAGGCTTCTACGAGGCGGCGGAGATCGCGATCGCGGACTTGCGCGCCTCGGGTGTGGGGCCGGAGCAGACGGTGCTGAGCAGCCGCAGCATTGGCGGAGGCGTGGCGGTGGAGATGGCCAGGCGGGGCCACGGAGCGCGGATGGTGTTGCTGGCGCCGTTCACCTCGGTGGTGGACATGGCGGGGCTGGTCTTCCCGTTCCTGCCGACGCGGCTGCTGGTGCGAGATCCGTTCGACAACGCGGCGAAGGCGCCCGGCATCCAGGTGCCGGTGCTCATCTTCCACGGCGACCAGGACGAGGTCATCCCGGTGCGAATGGGCCAGCAGCTGGGGCGCCTGTTCCCGAAGGGCACGATGGAGACGGTGCCGGGCGCGCGCCACAATGACCTGCTGGAGCAGACGTGGCCGGTGCTGGTGGACCGCATGGCGGCCTTCGCGAGAGGCGAGCCGGCGGCGCAGTCCGGCAAGAGCAGCCCGTAG
- a CDS encoding serine/threonine protein kinase produces MARSEEPEALQGPIHFGPYTLARRIGAGGMGEVYLAREESPRRACVVKKVLPKLMENKQFIGRFRDEARVVVHLQHPNIARVYAMGEVEGQLFLSMEYVQGKTLSRLAYRMRQKGQVMPVGVILHIGERLCQGLAYAHDAKDGNGQPLQLVHRDLSPANICLSYDGELKVIDFGASQSTLKEQKTAPRVVIGNLTYMSPEQARKKLVDRRADVYAAGVVLWELLAWHPLPQKGDPLERWRRAAYPKWEPASRFRAGLPQGVDALLMRALSVEPGERFQDAAELGAELARLKAKLAPEIGDADVARLMREVFAEEKTAEDKVLAELLGKDPSRALTEQAIPAMLAPPTALAFEHSGLDAPEDYVPWEEPSSAGTAPKPKPKPPPRRETREARVSFGMDMATDSDVGLVEARRSPLVRAIEEGEEESPAPAPVEEATPGNARWVWLAVGLFLGASAVGFGVVWLLAL; encoded by the coding sequence TTGGCCAGGTCTGAGGAACCCGAGGCCCTGCAGGGGCCCATCCACTTCGGTCCCTACACCCTGGCGCGCCGCATCGGCGCCGGGGGAATGGGAGAGGTGTACCTGGCGCGCGAGGAGTCGCCGCGCCGGGCGTGCGTGGTGAAGAAGGTGCTGCCGAAGCTGATGGAGAACAAGCAGTTCATCGGCCGCTTCCGGGACGAGGCGCGGGTGGTGGTCCACCTGCAGCACCCGAACATCGCCCGCGTCTACGCGATGGGCGAGGTGGAGGGGCAGCTCTTCCTCTCCATGGAGTACGTGCAGGGCAAGACGCTCAGCCGCCTGGCCTACCGCATGCGCCAGAAGGGGCAGGTGATGCCGGTGGGCGTCATCCTCCACATCGGCGAGCGGCTCTGCCAGGGGCTGGCCTACGCGCACGACGCGAAGGACGGCAACGGCCAGCCGCTGCAACTGGTTCACCGCGACCTGTCCCCCGCGAACATCTGCCTCTCGTATGACGGAGAGCTGAAGGTCATCGACTTCGGCGCCTCGCAGTCCACGCTGAAGGAGCAGAAGACGGCGCCGCGCGTCGTCATCGGCAACCTCACGTATATGTCGCCGGAGCAGGCGCGGAAGAAGCTCGTGGACCGGCGCGCGGACGTGTACGCGGCGGGCGTGGTGCTGTGGGAGCTGCTGGCGTGGCACCCGCTGCCGCAGAAGGGAGATCCGCTGGAGCGTTGGCGCCGGGCGGCCTACCCGAAGTGGGAGCCGGCGAGCCGGTTCCGCGCGGGGCTGCCCCAGGGCGTGGACGCGCTGCTGATGCGCGCCCTGTCGGTGGAGCCCGGGGAGCGCTTCCAGGACGCGGCGGAGCTGGGCGCGGAGCTGGCGCGGCTCAAGGCGAAGCTGGCGCCCGAAATCGGAGACGCGGACGTGGCGCGCCTGATGCGCGAGGTGTTCGCCGAGGAGAAGACGGCCGAGGACAAGGTGCTCGCGGAGTTGTTGGGGAAGGACCCGTCGCGGGCGCTGACCGAGCAGGCCATCCCCGCCATGTTGGCGCCGCCCACGGCGCTGGCCTTCGAGCACAGCGGGCTGGACGCTCCCGAGGACTACGTGCCCTGGGAGGAGCCCTCCAGCGCGGGGACCGCACCAAAGCCGAAGCCGAAACCGCCGCCGCGCCGGGAGACGCGAGAGGCCCGGGTGAGCTTCGGCATGGACATGGCGACCGACTCGGACGTGGGGCTGGTGGAGGCCCGCCGCTCGCCGCTGGTGCGCGCCATCGAGGAAGGCGAGGAGGAGAGCCCGGCGCCCGCCCCGGTGGAAGAGGCCACGCCCGGGAACGCGCGGTGGGTCTGGCTGGCGGTGGGGCTGTTCCTGGGAGCCAGTGCGGTAGGCTTCGGAGTGGTGTGGTTGCTGGCCCTCTAG